A window of the Brassica napus cultivar Da-Ae chromosome C5, Da-Ae, whole genome shotgun sequence genome harbors these coding sequences:
- the LOC106361945 gene encoding 40S ribosomal protein S18, with amino-acid sequence MSLVANDEFQHILRVLNTNVDGKQKIMFALTSIKGIGRRLANIVCKKADVDMNKRAGELSAAEIDNLMTIVANPKQYKIPDWFLNRQKDYKDGKYSQVVSNALDMKLRDDLERLKKIRNHRGLRHYWGLRVRGQHTKTTGRRGKTVGVSKKR; translated from the exons ATG TCTCTGGTTGCAAACGACGAGTTCCAGCACATTCTACGTGTGCTCAATACTAATGTGGATGGGAAGCAGAAGATCATGTTTGCCCTTACCTCCATCAAGGGTATTGGCAGGCGTTTGGCCAACATCGTCTGCAAGAAGGCCGATGTCGACATGAACAAGAG GGCTGGTGAGTTATCTGCAGCTGAGATCGACAACCTCATGACCATTGTTGCCAACCCAAAACAGTACAAGATCCCAGACTGGTTCTTGAACAGACAGAAAGACTACAAGGACGGGAAGTACTCTCAAGTTGTCTCCAACGCCCTTGACATGAAGCTCAGGGATGATCTTGAACGTCTCAAGAAAATCAG GAACCACCGTGGGCTGAGACACTACTGGGGTCTCCGTGTCCGTGGTCAACACACCAAGACAACTGGTCGCAGAGGCAAGACTGTTGGTGTCTCTAAGAAGCGTTAA
- the LOC106361944 gene encoding 20 kDa chaperonin, chloroplastic isoform X2, producing the protein MATTQLTISPVTVSAKSLASLRVSSAKLGTLKPGTLKQSQFRSLVVKAASVIAPKSTSIKPLGDRILVKIKEAEEKTMGGILLPSTGQRSRRQRRRQWEVSYFYLQVNRNLKEVKSLLWVKWELLGRTKLISLSLLEHKSFTPQVRWN; encoded by the exons ATGGCGACGACACAACTTACAATATCACCAGTTACTGTGTCAGCCAAGAGCTTAGCCTCGCTCAGAGTTTCGAGTGCCAAGCTTGGAACTTTGAAACCAGGCACCCTTAAGCAGAGCCAGTTCCGTTCTTTGGTTGTCAAAGCTGCTTCTGTCATTGCTCCTAAG TCCACTTCAATTAAGCCATTGGGAGATAGAATTTTGGTGAAGATCAAGGAGGCAGAGGAGAAGACAATGGGAGGTATCTTACTTCCATCTACGGGTCAAAGATCAAGGAGGCAGAGGAGAAGACAATGGGAGGTATCTTACTTCTATCTACAGGTTAATCGAAACCTCAAGGAGGTGAAGTCGTTGCTGTGGGTGAAATGGGAATTATTGGGAAGAACAAAGTTGATATCACTGTCCCT ACTGGAGCACAAATCATTTACTCCACAAGTACGCTGGAACTGA
- the LOC106361944 gene encoding 20 kDa chaperonin, chloroplastic isoform X1 has protein sequence MSQEDDVDVTPLSHNPFSYPQEMATTQLTISPVTVSAKSLASLRVSSAKLGTLKPGTLKQSQFRSLVVKAASVIAPKSTSIKPLGDRILVKIKEAEEKTMGGILLPSTGQRSRRQRRRQWEVSYFYLQVNRNLKEVKSLLWVKWELLGRTKLISLSLLEHKSFTPQVRWN, from the exons ATGAGTCAAGAAGACGACGTCGACGTCACTCCTTTAAGTCACAATCCTTTCTCTTATCCTCAAG AAATGGCGACGACACAACTTACAATATCACCAGTTACTGTGTCAGCCAAGAGCTTAGCCTCGCTCAGAGTTTCGAGTGCCAAGCTTGGAACTTTGAAACCAGGCACCCTTAAGCAGAGCCAGTTCCGTTCTTTGGTTGTCAAAGCTGCTTCTGTCATTGCTCCTAAG TCCACTTCAATTAAGCCATTGGGAGATAGAATTTTGGTGAAGATCAAGGAGGCAGAGGAGAAGACAATGGGAGGTATCTTACTTCCATCTACGGGTCAAAGATCAAGGAGGCAGAGGAGAAGACAATGGGAGGTATCTTACTTCTATCTACAGGTTAATCGAAACCTCAAGGAGGTGAAGTCGTTGCTGTGGGTGAAATGGGAATTATTGGGAAGAACAAAGTTGATATCACTGTCCCT ACTGGAGCACAAATCATTTACTCCACAAGTACGCTGGAACTGA
- the LOC106361946 gene encoding LRR receptor-like serine/threonine-protein kinase RGI5, whose translation MEKEPNHFTRLFPFNHFYIIKRPSFDCCIKQLNLLFLILFLFGSWVSMAQPTLSLSSDGQALLSLKRQSLSSSSSLFSSWDPQDKTPCSWYGITCSADNRVISVSIPDTFLNLSSIPDLSSLSSLQFLNLSSTNLSGLIPPSFGKLTHLRLLDLSSNALSGPIPSELGRLSSLQFLILNANKLSGSIPSQISNLFSLQVLCLQDNLLNGSIPSSLGSLVSLQEFRLGGNPNLGGPIPAQIGLLKNLTTLGFAASGLSGSIPSTFGNLVNLQTLALYDTDVSGTIPPQLGLCSELRNLYLHMNKLTGSIPKELGKLQKITSLLLWGNSLSGAIPPEISNCSSLVVFDVSANDLSGEIPGDLGKLVWLEQLQLSDNMFTGHIPWEISNCSSLIALQLDKNKLSGSIPSQIGNLKSLQSFFLWENSVSGTIPSSFGNCTDLVALDLSRNKLTGRIPEELFSLKRLSKLLLLGNSLSGGLPKSVAKCQSLVRLRLGENQLSGQVPKEIGELQNLVFLDLYMNHFSGGLPYEISNITVLELLDVHNNYITGDIPGQLGNLVNLEQLDLSRNSFTGNIPLSFGNFSYLNKLILNNNLLTGQIPKSIKNLQKLTLLDLSFNSLSGEIPQELGQVTTLTINLDLSYNALCGDIPQTFSGLTQLQSLDLSHNMLHGDIKVLGSLTSLASLNISFNNFSGPIPATPLFKTISASSYLQNTNLCHTMDGVTCSSHNGQRKSPKMVALVAVILASITIALLAAWLLVLRNNHRYKTQKQTTTTTSTADDFSYPWTFIPFQKLGISVNNIVSSLTDENVIGKGCSGVVYRAAMPDGEMIAVKKLWRTKDNDDEPTTKIDSEIQILGSIRHRNIVKLLGYCSNKSVKLLLYNYFPNGNLQQLLQGNRSLDWETRYKIAIGTAQGLAYLHHDCLPAILHRDVKCNNILLNSKYEAILADFGLAKVMNSPNYHTAMSQVAGSYGYIAPEYGYTMNITEKSDVYSYGVVLLEILLGRSAVEPQIADGLHIVEWVKQKMGSFEPALSVLDVKLQGLPDQIVQEMLQTLGVAMFCVNSSPVERPTMKEVVALLTEVKCSPEEWGKTSQPLIKPSSSL comes from the exons ATGGAGAAAGAACCAAACCATTTCACCCGTTTATTTCCTTTCAACCATTTTTACATCATAAAACGGCCATCTTTCGATTGTTGCATCAAACAGTTGAACCTTCTCTTCTTGATCTTGTTCCTTTTTGGTTCATGGGTCTCCATGGCCCAACCCACTCTTTCTCTTTCATCAGACGGCCAAGCTCTTCTCTCTTTGAAGAGACAATCAttatcctcttcttcatcactcTTCTCTTCATGGGACCCACAAGACAAAACACCATGTTCATGGTATGGCATTACATGCTCTGCAGACAACAGAGTTATCTCTGTCTCCATCCCCGACACTTTCCTTAACCTGTCTTCAATCCCAgacctctcttctctctcctctcttcagTTCCTAAACCTCTCCTCCACAAACCTCTCTGGCCTAATCCCTCCTTCTTTTGGAAAACTCACCCACCTCAGGCTTCTTGACCTTTCTTCAAACGCTCTCTCTGGTCCAATCCCATCAGAGCTTGGCCGCCTCTCTTCTCTCCAGTTCCTTATCTTGAATGCCAACAAGCTCTCTGGCTCAATACCTTCACAGATTTCAAATCTATTTTCTTTGCAAGTTCTTTGTCTTCAGGATAATCTATTAAATGGTTCGATTCCTTCAAGCTTGGGTTCTCTGGTCTCTCTTCAGGAGTTCAGGCTTGGTGGTAACCCTAATCTTGGAGGCCCTATCCCTGCCCAGATAGGGCTCCTGAAAAATTTGACAACTCTAGGGTTTGCAGCCAGTGGTTTGTCAGGTTCAATCCCTTCCACATTTGGGAACTTGGTAAATTTGCAAACTCTGGCTCTGTATGACACTGACGTCTCTGGTACTATCCCACCTCAACTGGGTTTGTGCTCAGAGCTCAGGAACTTGTATTTGCACATGAACAAGCTCACTGGATCCATCCCAAAGGAACTAGGTAAGCTCCAGAAGATCACTAGCTTGCTTCTATGGGGTAATTCTTTATCTGGGGCTATCCCACCTGAAATTTCCAACTGTTCTTCCCTCGTGGTGTTTGATGTTTCCGCCAACGATCTGTCCGGTGAGATTCCTGGAGATTTGGGGAAGCTTGTTTGGTTGGAGCAGCTTCAGTTGTCTGATAATATGTTCACTGGTCATATTCCTTGGGAAATAAGCAACTGCTCTAGCCTCATTGCTCTTCAGCTGGACAAGAACAAGTTATCAGGCTCTATACCCTCCCAAATCGGAAACCTCAAGTCTCTTCAGAGCTTTTTCTTGTGGGAGAACTCAGTTTCGGGAACAATCCCGTCTTCTTTTGGAAACTGTACGGACCTAGTCGCCCTCGACCTCTCTAGGAACAAGCTAACGGGAAGAATACCAGAAGAGCTCTTCAGTTTAAAGAGGCTCAGCAAGCTTCTCCTTCTAGGAAACTCCTTGTCCGGTGGACTACCAAAGAGCGTAGCAAAATGCCAGTCGCTTGTGAGGCTAAGACTGGGAGAGAACCAACTCTCAGGCCAGGTCCCTAAAGAGATAGGCGAGTTACAGAACCTGGTGTTTCTTGATCTCTACATGAACCATTTCTCTGGTGGGCTTCCTTACGAGATCTCCAACATCACTGTCCTTGAGCTCTTAGATGTGCACAACAACTACATCACCGGAGATATCCCTGGCCAGCTAGGAAACCTTGTGAATCTAGAGCAGCTTGACCTGAGCAGAAACAGCTTCACCGGAAACATACCACTGAGTTTCGGCAACTTCAGTTACCTAAACAAGCTGATCCTGAACAACAATCTCCTCACTGGTCAAATCCCTAAATCCATCAAGAATCTACAGAAGCTTACACTGCTTGATCTGAGCTTCAACAGCTTATCCGGTGAAATACCACAAGAGCTCGGCCAAGTCACGACCTTGACTATAAACCTCGACTTGAGCTACAATGCCTTGTGTGGAGACATCCCTCAAACTTTCTCAGGCCTCACACAGTTGCAATCCCTCGACCTCTCACACAATATGCTTCACGGTGATATCAAAGTACTCGGCTCCCTCACGAGCCTAGCTTCCCTCAACATCTCCTTCAACAACTTCTCAGGTCCAATCCCAGCTACACCCTTGTtcaaaacaatctcagcaagttcTTACCTCCAAAACACCAATCTCTGCCATACAATGGACGGCGTCACTTGCTCATCACACAATGGACAAAGAAAATCCCCAAAGATGGTAGCTTTAGTCGCTGTAATCCTCGCTTCAATCACCATCGCCCTTCTCGCAGCGTGGCTTCTCGTCTTACGCAACAACCACCGCTACAAAACTCAGAAACAAACAACAACGACGACATCAACAGCAGACGACTTCTCATATCCATGGACATTCATCCCGTTTCAGAAACTCGGTATCAGCGTCAACAACATCGTGAGCTCCTTAACGGACGAGAACGTGATCGGAAAAGGCTGTTCGGGAGTCGTTTACAGAGCGGCGATGCCCGACGGAGAGATGATAGCGGTGAAGAAGCTCTGGCGAACTAAAGACAACGACGACGAACCCACTACAAAGATCGATTCGGAGATACAGATTCTGGGGAGCATCAGACACAGGAACATCGTGAAGCTGTTAGGTTACTGTTCGAACAAATCAGTGAAGCTGCTTCTGTACAACTACTTCCCCAACGGGAATCTCCAGCAGCTGCTTCAAGGGAACAGAAGCTTGGACTGGGAAACGCGTTACAAGATCGCCATTGGAACCGCTCAGGGTCTAGCTTATCTTCACCACGATTGCCTTCCCGCCATTCTACACAGAGACGTCAAGTGCAATAACATCCTTCTTAATTCCAAGTACGAAGCCATTCTCGCTGATTTCGGACTCGCCAAGGTGATGAATTCGCCGAATTATCACACCGCCATGTCTCAGGTCGCTGGCTCCTACGGCTACATCGCTCCAG AATATGGATACACGATGAACATAACAGAGAAGAGTGACGTGTATAGTTACGGCGTCGTTTTGCTTGAGATTCTTCTTGGACGGAGCGCAGTGGAGCCACAGATTGCCGATGGGCTTCACATAGTAGAATGGGTGAAGCAGAAAATGGGAAGCTTCGAACCGGCGTTATCTGTACTTGACGTTAAGCTGCAAGGGTTACCGGATCAGATAGTTCAGGAAATGCTTCAGACATTGGGGGTTGCGATGTTCTGTGTGAACTCTTCGCCTGTGGAGAGACCCACGATGAAGGAAGTTGTGGCTTTATTGACGGAGGTTAAGTGTAGTCCCGAGGAGTGGGGGAAAACATCTCAGCCTCTTATAAAACCTTCTTCCTCTTTGTAA